The following DNA comes from Bryobacteraceae bacterium.
TGCCGTCGACGATGGCGTAGGAGTCCTGCATGTAGCTGATGCGGAAGCCGGCGCGCACGCTGGTGCGGCCGCTGCCGAACGGGTCCCACGCGAAGCTGACAACCGGACCGAAGTTGTTCCAGTCGTTCTTCCACAGCGGCGGACCGCCCTTGCTCGCCGCCGGATAGTATTTCGTCGCGCAGGTCTCCTGCAGCAGCGTCGCGTTCGCCGTCGTCGGCGCCAGCGGACCCGAGAGCATTGCGCAAGGGGGCGCGAACACCGACGACAGCCCGCCTCGCGGCGCGAGCGCCAGCCCGTTCGATTCGTACGGAACCGACGCATACTCCCACCGCAGGCCCAGGTTCAGCGTGAAGTTCCTTCGCACCCGCCACGTATCGTTGACGAACAAATCCACCTCGTTGTTGCCCCAGGAACGGATGTTCGGGTAAAGCGGCTGGAAGCCGGAAGTCAGTGAGCTGACATTGAACCGCTGGAATACGCCGCCGACGGCCCCTACCAGGTTGTTCATCAGGTCCCGCGCGGTCTCGGCGTCGTTGGTGTTGATCGCGCCGGCTCCGGCGGCGCGCGTGAGATCCACGTTCGAGAAGCCCGGCGCGTTGTCGTCATCGTCGAGCGAGATCGTTCCGGCGGCGTTGACTCCGGCGAACGAGTAGCCGGTGAGATAGCGGTTGCGATATTCGCCGCCGAACTTCATTTGATGGCTGCCGCGCATCGCGCTCGCCACGTCCCGCACGTGCGCCACGCGGTTGTCGCGTGCGTTCGTATTGCCGTCCACGTCGTAGGGGTCGGTGATCGTGTTCAGGTCCAGGATGAACGGCGTGTTGAACGGCTGCTTGTACAGAAACGCATTCTCGCCGCCGAGAAAACCGAAGCGGAACTCGTTTACGAGCGCCGGTGAAAGAGTCGAAGTGAGCGTGGCGCTGATGCCTTTCGACAACGTATCGCGCGTGCCGAGCGGGCCGAGCGCCGGATACTGCGGCTCCCGGTCGTTGATGTAGTCGCCGTCGATCCGCCGGTCGACGTAGTTGAATGTCGCGTAGAAGTGGTGCCGGTCGTTGATGCGATGGTCCAGCCGGATCGAGGGCAGGTGCTCGGCCGTGACAGACTTCGCGTTGAACCGGAAGCCGCCGGTGTTCAGCCCGTCGCCGATGTCGGTGTTGTTGGGCTGCGGGAACGCCGCGAACACAGTGTCCCGGATGAACGGATCGAACGCCGGCCGGAAGCCGCCGTTGAATCGCGAATCGAGGCACTCGCGGCCGAGCGCGGAGACGCCGCAACCGAACAGGTCGACGTTTCGGACCGCTGCCGGATTCGCGGCCAGATTCTCGGGCGTGTTCCGCAGCCCGTCCAGAAACCGGAAGACGCCGGCTCGTGCGTCGGCCGTGTAGACCAGCCGGTTCACAGGCGTTCCGCGTGATTCGCGCGTCTGCTGGTATCCCAGGTAGAAGAACGTACGGTCCTTCACCACCGGTCCGCCGATACGCCCGCCGAACTGATTCCGGTTGAGCGGCGGCGTCTCCACCTTGGGCGCCGCCGAGTTGTTGAAGAACTCGTTGGCCGAGAACGCCGAGTTCCGGTTGAACCAGAACACAGACCCGTGGAACGCGTTCGTCCCGCCGCGCGTGACGGCGTTGATCTGCGCGCCCCCGCGGCTGTACTCGGCCGAGGCAAGTCCGGTGACCACGCGGAACTCCTGCACGTTCTCGGCCGCCATCGCCAGCAGCGGCTGGTCGATCATCACCGACGACGCGCGATTCAGGTTGTCCTGCGTATCGATGCCGTCTAGCGTCATGTTGATCGCCCGGTGCCGCTGCCCGTGCACGATGAGCTTATCGCCCTGGCCGTCCGGCGTACGCTCGAAATAGACGCCGGTCTGCTGGAGCGCCAACTCTACCGCGTTGCGTCCGTTCAGCGGCAGTTCGAGCACGCGTTTGTTGTCGACCACCGTCCCGATCTCGGCGTCCACCGTGTTGATCTGCACCTGCGCGAGGTCGGCGGAAACCGTGACCTCCTCCTGAACGGAGCCGATCTGCATCGAGATCGTGACCGTCGACGTGCCGCCTACCTGCACGATCACGTCTTCGACCACCGCGCGGCGGAATCCCGCCGCTTCCGCCGCCACGCGGAACCGTCCCAGGCGCGTCACCGCAATTCCAAACTGGCCGTCGGCGCCGGTCGCGCCGCGGAAGGCCGCATGCGTTTCGATGTGGGTCACCATGACGGCGACGCCGGGTATGCGGGCTCCGGCCGGATCGGCGACGATCCCCTCAATGCGTCCGCCCAGTTGCTGGGCCAAACCGGGGACAATGGCGGCCCAGAAAATGGCTGCGGCCAACACGAATCTCATGAGACCTCCCGGAGCGGGCTCTTCATCAATAAACATTTATTAACTATGGCCTGAGGGTAGAGTACCATGCCCTTTTCCACCCGTTTGGCATCTGAACTGCACTGTCATGGGTAGACTCCGATTGCCGGGAAAGGAGAGTGCCATGGCACGTGTTGTCATCCTCGGCGCGGGTATCTCCGGCCACACCGCGGCCGCGTTCCTGAGAAAATGGCTGGGCAGGCAGGGCGAGGTGGTGATGATCTCGCCGTCTCCCACCTACAACTGGATTCCCTCCAACATCTGGGTCGGCGTTGGCCTTCTGCCTAAACGCAGCGTCCAGTTCAATCTCGCGCCCGTCTACCGCAAAGCCGGTGTCGAATTCAAACAGGCCCGGGCCACCGCCATCTTTCCGGAGGGTACGGAAGCCGGCCCCCAGCCGGCGGTTGAATTCGAGTGGACGCTCGAAGGCAAGGCCGGCCAGCGCGAACGCATCGCTTACGATTTCCTCGTCAACGCCACCGGCCCGAAGTTGAATTTTGCCGCAACCGAAGGGCTTGGACCGGGGCAGAACTCGCTATCGGTGTGCACGGCCGATCATGCCGAAGAGACGGCCCGGGCATTCCTCCATAACGTCGAGAGAATGAAGAAAGGCGAACGGCGCCGCTTCCTCGTCGGCGTGGGCCACGGCACGTGCACCTGCGAAGGGGCGGCGTTCGAGTACGTGGTGAACCTTGAGTTCGAACTTCGCCGCCACGGCGTCCGCGACATGGCCGACGTGGTCTTCCTGACCAACGAGTACGACCTCGGCGATTTCGGCGTCGGCGGCCTGTACATGCGCGACGGCGGCTACGTCACTCCCGGCCGTCTTTTCGCCGAATCGCTCTTCGCCGAACGCGGCATTCGCACCATCACCCGCGCGCACGTCCGCCGCGTGAACCGGGCGAGCGTCGAAATCGAGCAGCTCGACGGCACGCTCGGCGAAGTGCCCTTCGACATGGCCATGCTCCTGCCGCCCTTCCGCGGCGTAGGTCTTCAGGCCTTCGACGCGCGCGGCGGCGACATCACGGATCGCGTGTTTGCGCCCAACGGCTTCCAGCGTGTCGACGCCGACTACGAAAAGAAGCCCTACTCGAAATGGAGCGCCAGGGACTGGCCGCGATACTACCAGAGCCCCGCCTATCCGAACCTCTTCGCCGCCGGAATCGCCTTCGCGCCCCCGCACGCGATCTCAGAGCCGCACTCCACCGCCGACGGAACCGCCATCTCGCCGGCGCCGCCTCGCACTGGAATGCCATCGGCGATGATCGGCAAGGCCGTGGCCCGCAGCATCGTCGATACCATCCGCGGCAAGAAAGACCCGCTGCATAGCGCCTCAATGGCGGAAATGGGCGCCGCCTGCGTCGCCTCCGCGGGTGCGAATCCGTTCACCGGCACGGCGGCTTCGATCACCGTCTATCCCATCGTGCCGGACTTCGAGCGCTACCCCGAGTACGGCCGCGACCTCAGCTCCACCTGGGGCGAAATCGGGCTCGCCGGGCACTGGATCAAGATCCTGCTGCATCACATGTTTCTCTACAAGGCGCACTTGCGCCCCGGCTGGGCCCTGATTCCGGAGTAACCGCCATGACGCCTTATCAACGGCTCGATGCGCCCCGTCCAACGCGGTGGAACCTGTTCTTTCGGACGTTCGTCCCCTGGCAGATGGTGCGTTTCGCGTTCATCAACTTCAAGATGTTGCGCATAATCGCCCGCAGCCATCGCTGAAGAGCCCGCTTCCGCCGCCGGTTTTCGCGGCTTGGTCTGCGAATTCTCCCTTCACCTTCCGCTTCCCTGGATGGAGCGCAAGTCTCCGTAACCAACTCGAAGGGACAATTCCATGAAGATAACCATTCCATGCGCCGTGGCCTTCCTCGCCGCAAGCCTTCACGGCCAGCCGTACTACCATGCGCGCGTTCTTGACACGCCCGGATCGGTCTCCTCCGGAGCCCTTGGCATCAATCAGGATGGAACCGTCGTCGGATTCGCCACGAATCGAAGCGGCGGCGTCCGCGCCCACCGCTGGATGAACTGCGGCGCCGCCTCCGTCGAACTCGCGTCATTCGGCGGCGACTCCGGCGCGAACGCGATCAACGACCTGGGGATGATCGTCGGCCACTCCGCCGACATGAACAACATCACGCGCAGCTTCTCCTGGCTGCCCGATACAACGGCCGACGGCGAGATCAAATACCTGGGTGGTTCCCAAGGCTCCGAACAGAGGGCGGTTGCAATCAACAACAACGGCATTATCGCCGGGACCGAGCGGGGCGGCGCCGTCAGCCAGGCGCTTCTGTACCTGCCAGGCCAAGCGCCCCTGTACGTCCCGTCCTACCAGGGAGAACCGGTGGACAATGC
Coding sequences within:
- a CDS encoding FAD/NAD(P)-binding oxidoreductase, which gives rise to MARVVILGAGISGHTAAAFLRKWLGRQGEVVMISPSPTYNWIPSNIWVGVGLLPKRSVQFNLAPVYRKAGVEFKQARATAIFPEGTEAGPQPAVEFEWTLEGKAGQRERIAYDFLVNATGPKLNFAATEGLGPGQNSLSVCTADHAEETARAFLHNVERMKKGERRRFLVGVGHGTCTCEGAAFEYVVNLEFELRRHGVRDMADVVFLTNEYDLGDFGVGGLYMRDGGYVTPGRLFAESLFAERGIRTITRAHVRRVNRASVEIEQLDGTLGEVPFDMAMLLPPFRGVGLQAFDARGGDITDRVFAPNGFQRVDADYEKKPYSKWSARDWPRYYQSPAYPNLFAAGIAFAPPHAISEPHSTADGTAISPAPPRTGMPSAMIGKAVARSIVDTIRGKKDPLHSASMAEMGAACVASAGANPFTGTAASITVYPIVPDFERYPEYGRDLSSTWGEIGLAGHWIKILLHHMFLYKAHLRPGWALIPE
- a CDS encoding TonB-dependent receptor; this translates as MRFVLAAAIFWAAIVPGLAQQLGGRIEGIVADPAGARIPGVAVMVTHIETHAAFRGATGADGQFGIAVTRLGRFRVAAEAAGFRRAVVEDVIVQVGGTSTVTISMQIGSVQEEVTVSADLAQVQINTVDAEIGTVVDNKRVLELPLNGRNAVELALQQTGVYFERTPDGQGDKLIVHGQRHRAINMTLDGIDTQDNLNRASSVMIDQPLLAMAAENVQEFRVVTGLASAEYSRGGAQINAVTRGGTNAFHGSVFWFNRNSAFSANEFFNNSAAPKVETPPLNRNQFGGRIGGPVVKDRTFFYLGYQQTRESRGTPVNRLVYTADARAGVFRFLDGLRNTPENLAANPAAVRNVDLFGCGVSALGRECLDSRFNGGFRPAFDPFIRDTVFAAFPQPNNTDIGDGLNTGGFRFNAKSVTAEHLPSIRLDHRINDRHHFYATFNYVDRRIDGDYINDREPQYPALGPLGTRDTLSKGISATLTSTLSPALVNEFRFGFLGGENAFLYKQPFNTPFILDLNTITDPYDVDGNTNARDNRVAHVRDVASAMRGSHQMKFGGEYRNRYLTGYSFAGVNAAGTISLDDDDNAPGFSNVDLTRAAGAGAINTNDAETARDLMNNLVGAVGGVFQRFNVSSLTSGFQPLYPNIRSWGNNEVDLFVNDTWRVRRNFTLNLGLRWEYASVPYESNGLALAPRGGLSSVFAPPCAMLSGPLAPTTANATLLQETCATKYYPAASKGGPPLWKNDWNNFGPVVSFAWDPFGSGRTSVRAGFRISYMQDSYAIVDGNIDDNEGLEVNRNCIPIDGTCAGSQRPLLLSQIDRSNPVLPATPEFAIPSSRSLLDSSTIDFRAFDNLGTPYYSEYTFGISRELAGAWTAEARYVGNRGTGLRRVADYNEINVRAQDAVTGQTFLDSFRIAQANLACNNASGSPGRFDDATRAACITPNPLMATLIGADAARLRNRAGLVSALERNETGQFVHRLTQVETSAPRAGQPRIRGGAFLGQVLEGRLPANFFMVNPYVASARAMVNSSFSNYHGLELELRRRFARGLAVQANYTWNKALSDFDGDENTLVNDTRASGVVNPAYSKLEFMPRHQFNTNWLYEIPAGKGRRWNLNGAADAILGGWQLGGLLTWRSGRPLSITSNIGTFYRTAVSDDNTVNLTQAATRADLRAMTGTRSVGGSVFWIDPCTSAFLGGRCTDAAATQGLFDLPEPGALGALGQTPIFGPQRFILDASLMKRARLAESKELEFRWEVFNALNKTNFATPVLDVTSSNFGQITRTVTNARLMQFALKFNF